The window AGAAACAAGCTATCGAATTATTGGAACAAAAGACGACAGTAAAGGTGGAGACCACATGATTTATACATGCACAATCACGCCCTCACTTGACTATACTACGTATTTACCCGAATTTAGGAGCGGGAAACTGAACCGTTCTGAAGAAGTGCATTATTATCCCGGAGGCAAAGGAATTAATGTTTCGCGTGTGTTACGTCGATTGGAAGTGGATAACATCGCTTTAGGTTTTGCCGGCGGTTTCACTGGTGATTACATTCAACATTATCTACATCAAGAAGGAATTTATACGGATTTCATTCAGACAGAAGAAATTACACGCATCAATGTAAAAATTAAAGCAGGTGAAGAAACAGAACTGAATGGGCCAGGTCCTGACATAAGCCTAGAACAGCAACAACAATTAGTTTCAAAAGTGCGGGGAATGAAACGAGACGACTGGTTCGTTCTTGCAGGACGTTTTCCTGAATCGATTCCGCCAAGCTTTTTCCGCCAACTTGCAATGATTTGCAATGACAACGGCATTCGTTTTGTCCTTGATACATCGGGTCCTGCGCTAAAAGAGTTGATTGACATGAAACCATTTCTTATAAAACCGAATGAGCAGGAACTCGGTGAATTATTCAATACGAAAATAACGGATAAGCAGCAAGCCCTCCATTTCGCAAGAAAATTAGTTGCAACAGGGGTTGAACATGTAATCGTCTCGATGGGCGGAGAAGGAGCACTGCTTGTAACAAAAGATATGGCCATTTCTGCGGAAGCACCGAAAGGTCAAGTTGTCAATACAGTGGGTGCCGGTGATTCACTTGTATCTGGGTTCCTTGCATCTTTCACAAAAGATGGGGATACAGTTAAGGCATTCCGGACAGGTATTGCAAGTGGAAGTGCAACTGCTTTTCAATCGGATCTATGTGAGAAAAAAGATGTACAAGCATTGATGGACAAAGTGTTGATTAGCTCATTAGATGGGGAGGATGTGAAATGGTGAAAATCACACAATTATTGACTGAAGCTACGATTATTTTAGATGTGGAAGCAACTTCTAAACAGGATGTATTGACGGAACTAATCAATCAGTTCGAGCGTGCTGGCAACTTGAATGACAAAGGGGGATTTACAAAAGATATTTTGGCCCGTGAAGAACAAAGTACAACGGGA of the Sporosarcina sp. FSL K6-1508 genome contains:
- the pfkB gene encoding 1-phosphofructokinase codes for the protein MIYTCTITPSLDYTTYLPEFRSGKLNRSEEVHYYPGGKGINVSRVLRRLEVDNIALGFAGGFTGDYIQHYLHQEGIYTDFIQTEEITRINVKIKAGEETELNGPGPDISLEQQQQLVSKVRGMKRDDWFVLAGRFPESIPPSFFRQLAMICNDNGIRFVLDTSGPALKELIDMKPFLIKPNEQELGELFNTKITDKQQALHFARKLVATGVEHVIVSMGGEGALLVTKDMAISAEAPKGQVVNTVGAGDSLVSGFLASFTKDGDTVKAFRTGIASGSATAFQSDLCEKKDVQALMDKVLISSLDGEDVKW